The following is a genomic window from Sphingorhabdus sp. Alg231-15.
AAAGCTTCGCAAAGGCCGTTGGTTGGGCGACTGGCAGGCGAATCAAACCGATAGCAACACCTAGATTTCTGCTGGAACTGGGCGCAAAGGCCGATCGCTTTTTTCGCCGCGATAAAGCCAAACTGACCGAGGATCGAGTGAACTATTTCTGCCATGATGACTGGACGGTCGACCCGGCCAAACGTCTGCCACCCGAACTGTGGACTCCACAAATCGAAACGCGGCAGGGGCTGAAAGACACCGTAAAATGGTACCGTCAGAACGACTGGCTCTGACACCTCCTAAAATCATTAGCTGCCATTCTCTGCAAACCGGCGCATAAATACGAGCTAGGAGATGATGTTATGGAAAGCAATGCTGCGGTGCGCAATGACGTGCCCACTCATGATTTCGACATATATAGCGAACCGGCGATCAAGGTCGATGTCCATGATGCCTTTCTGGCCCTGAAAAACGAAGCCCCTCCCCTGTTTTGGACGCCTCAAAATGGTGGCCATTGGATTGTCACCGATGGCGATTTGATGATCGATTTGCTGCGCAAACCGAATATCTTTTCCAACGAGAACTTCTCGATTCCGCATATTGAAAACATACCCAAAACAATCCCGCTATCTCTCGATCCGCCAGAACATCGACCCTATCGCCAGATGATGCGACCGTTCTTCGAGAAAAAAGCGATTGCGCCCCTGCAAGAGAGGATCCAGCAATGGGCAGACAGGCTTATCGGCGCGGTCCAGGCCGACAGGCAGTGTGAATTTATCGACGCAGTCGGCTCGCGCTTTCCGGTATCGGTTTTTATGGAAATGCTCGGACTCCCGCTTGACCGATTTGATGAGTTTCGCGCGCTTGTAGACGAGAATTTTGCACTAGCTGGCACGCCCGAAGTGGCTCAAGTTCAACAGAAGATTATCGCGATGTTGGCGGAATTTGTGAAAGAGCGCCAGGCTGACCCGAAGGACGATATGATGAGTCATATCATCCGATCCGATATTGACGGACGCACTCTTTCATTCGAAGAATTGCTTTCGATCGCGCATCTTCTGTTTCTCGCAGGGCTAGACACTGTTGTTAATGCACTCAGTTTCAGCATGAAGCATCTGGCGATAGATACAGCGCTGCAGTCAAGAATTACCGATGATCCTGCCTGTATTCCCGATGTCACCGAAGAATTGTTGCGCCGCTACAGCTTTGTCAATCTGCCCCGCCAGATCAACGAAGATACGGTATTGGGCGATCAGAAATTGTCCAAGGGGGAGAAGATTATCTGCCCGCTTGCCATGATCGGATGGGAGGATAAGCTCAACGAAGATCCGATGACTGTTTCGGTTGATCGCAAACATTATCGCCATGGCGCTTTTGGATCGGGAATCCACACCTGTCTGGGGCTGCATCTCGCGCGGATGGAGCTGCATATTTTCTATGAAACCTGGTTCCGTGAGATTGGCCGGTTTCAATTGGACCCCGATAAACCGAAAGGAGCCATGCGCGGCGGTGTGGTCTGGGCGATTGAAGAACTCTGGCTCAGCTGGGAATAGACCAGCCGTTTAAAGCAGCGGACCCACAAATTGCTCCGCTAGATATGTCACGAAAGTCATTGATAAACCAAGTAGAAATACTCGGTAAGCAAGACCCAGATAGCGGTATTTCTTCCGCTCGAGTACTACACCCATTTGATAAATATCACGCAACATCGTGCGATAAACCGTTTCCTGATCCACGAAATTCTCCTCCAAAAGCTGATCTTTGAACTCGTCTTCCGATATTTTGGAGAACGCGCCGAAAAACAGCATATTGGGATTGGCACCTGCCCGTATCTTGGTCGCTGGCATTACGGCAATCGCGGCCAG
Proteins encoded in this region:
- a CDS encoding cytochrome P450; the protein is MESNAAVRNDVPTHDFDIYSEPAIKVDVHDAFLALKNEAPPLFWTPQNGGHWIVTDGDLMIDLLRKPNIFSNENFSIPHIENIPKTIPLSLDPPEHRPYRQMMRPFFEKKAIAPLQERIQQWADRLIGAVQADRQCEFIDAVGSRFPVSVFMEMLGLPLDRFDEFRALVDENFALAGTPEVAQVQQKIIAMLAEFVKERQADPKDDMMSHIIRSDIDGRTLSFEELLSIAHLLFLAGLDTVVNALSFSMKHLAIDTALQSRITDDPACIPDVTEELLRRYSFVNLPRQINEDTVLGDQKLSKGEKIICPLAMIGWEDKLNEDPMTVSVDRKHYRHGAFGSGIHTCLGLHLARMELHIFYETWFREIGRFQLDPDKPKGAMRGGVVWAIEELWLSWE
- a CDS encoding Pycsar system effector family protein is translated as MTEERKWPDEVIQLLRTTQQHHVQLSLMADHKANMLIGATFVVFTLAIGQSHASSFSLPLLILAISAFSAAGLAAIAVMPATKIRAGANPNMLFFGAFSKISEDEFKDQLLEENFVDQETVYRTMLRDIYQMGVVLERKKYRYLGLAYRVFLLGLSMTFVTYLAEQFVGPLL